Proteins encoded together in one Anaerotignum faecicola window:
- the yajC gene encoding preprotein translocase subunit YajC, with amino-acid sequence MNLAFLSTVVDGTGGAGAPAGAAGEGAAAGGMNPIVMILLYCVIIFGVMYFFSIRPQKKRNAEMQKMRENIKIGDPVLLANGMFGKVVDITAECYVIEFGTNRGVRIPVIKQEVYAKKEPNLSNKPEEEPVPEKKPLFGSKKKDEENKKDDIAEEK; translated from the coding sequence ATGAATCTGGCTTTCTTATCAACAGTAGTAGACGGAACAGGCGGCGCCGGGGCGCCGGCAGGAGCGGCAGGTGAAGGCGCAGCGGCAGGAGGCATGAACCCAATAGTAATGATACTTTTATATTGTGTTATTATTTTTGGAGTTATGTACTTCTTTTCAATAAGGCCGCAGAAAAAAAGAAATGCAGAAATGCAGAAAATGAGAGAAAATATCAAAATCGGCGATCCCGTACTCCTTGCAAACGGTATGTTCGGTAAAGTAGTAGACATTACTGCTGAATGCTATGTTATCGAATTTGGAACAAACAGAGGCGTAAGAATACCTGTAATTAAACAGGAAGTTTATGCGAAGAAAGAGCCTAATCTTTCAAACAAACCTGAAGAAGAACCGGTTCCCGAAAAGAAACCGTTATTCGGAAGCAAGAAGAAAGATGAAGAAAATAAAAAAGACGATATTGCCGAAGAAAAATAA
- a CDS encoding alpha/beta-type small acid-soluble spore protein — protein sequence MASRNRKAVPEAMSALEQFKFEVANEIGVPLKKGYNGDLTSAQNGYVGGYMVKKMIEAQERKMAGESSL from the coding sequence GTGGCGTCAAGAAACAGAAAAGCTGTACCCGAAGCAATGAGCGCTTTGGAACAGTTTAAATTCGAGGTTGCTAATGAAATCGGTGTTCCACTCAAAAAAGGTTATAACGGTGATTTAACATCTGCTCAGAACGGTTATGTAGGCGGATATATGGTTAAAAAAATGATTGAGGCGCAGGAAAGAAAAATGGCCGGAGAAAGCAGCCTGTAA
- a CDS encoding phBC6A51 family helix-turn-helix protein: MAEVKKGVSAKQKKFVEMLLNYNFNEDNNFYYDCGIDENTFYKWLKNDEFEKYMEEAVAIHITGENPKVIKSLIEQCVKGNSTALKIYFDLKNKEKKSSSKNYVTISDDIPAKK, from the coding sequence ATAGCGGAAGTTAAAAAAGGAGTAAGCGCAAAACAGAAAAAATTTGTTGAGATGCTTTTAAACTATAATTTCAACGAAGATAACAATTTTTATTATGATTGTGGAATTGATGAAAATACTTTTTATAAATGGCTTAAAAACGACGAATTTGAGAAGTACATGGAAGAAGCTGTTGCAATACATATAACAGGAGAAAATCCAAAGGTTATTAAATCTTTAATTGAACAGTGCGTTAAAGGCAATTCAACAGCGCTTAAAATATATTTCGATCTTAAAAACAAAGAGAAAAAATCTTCATCAAAAAATTATGTTACAATTTCAGACGATATACCTGCAAAAAAATGA
- a CDS encoding helix-turn-helix domain-containing protein, protein MREKKYCELTELKKLMKKKNYSYRKFAKRLSMSTDALSNKLNGYSYFNLEEADKIVHILGIDKNDISIYFFPACCLTQYESIYEYPDNKKRKII, encoded by the coding sequence ATGAGAGAGAAAAAATACTGTGAGCTGACAGAATTAAAAAAGCTTATGAAAAAGAAAAACTATTCGTACCGAAAATTTGCAAAAAGGCTTTCAATGAGTACAGATGCGTTATCAAACAAATTAAATGGATATTCATATTTTAATCTTGAGGAAGCAGATAAAATTGTACATATCCTTGGAATAGATAAAAATGATATAAGTATATATTTTTTCCCCGCATGTTGCTTAACGCAATACGAAAGTATATATGAATATCCGGACAATAAAAAGAGAAAAATAATATAA
- a CDS encoding helix-turn-helix domain-containing protein → MKAVEKSEFSKRLKSLLEERDESIYKISDILHLNPSTISRYKNGILTPKLIVIEKLAEYFSVNPVWLMGYDVDKVPEYESRGVRMEHENKTAEEIIKLYANLPKGLQDYVLDKIMKINDKNII, encoded by the coding sequence ATGAAAGCTGTAGAAAAAAGTGAATTCTCAAAAAGGCTTAAATCTCTTTTAGAAGAACGCGACGAATCAATTTATAAAATAAGCGATATACTGCATTTAAACCCAAGCACAATCTCAAGGTATAAAAACGGCATTTTGACGCCTAAACTTATTGTTATAGAAAAACTCGCCGAATATTTCAGTGTTAATCCTGTGTGGCTTATGGGATATGATGTGGACAAAGTTCCTGAATATGAAAGCAGAGGTGTGCGTATGGAACACGAAAATAAAACCGCAGAAGAAATAATAAAATTATATGCAAATCTTCCAAAAGGTTTGCAGGATTATGTTCTGGACAAGATAATGAAAATTAATGATAAAAATATTATATAA
- a CDS encoding nitroreductase family protein: protein MDLKEAIYGRRSVRRYNDKPISDIDISEIMEAACWAPSAVNLQPWYFVVCRSSESMKKLSRIMDGSIFGLKKVLNNRFKSHPEVINETVDFVKSLGGAKVCILTFLQQEHYDEELAAVESAAAAMQNIVLTAYSKGISSCWLTAPLHVENELREAFAPGKGRLIAAITLGYSDAETKAPKRKEGRVTVI, encoded by the coding sequence ATGGATTTAAAAGAGGCTATTTATGGCAGAAGAAGCGTTCGCAGATATAATGATAAGCCTATAAGCGATATTGACATTTCTGAAATAATGGAGGCGGCATGCTGGGCTCCTTCTGCCGTTAATTTGCAGCCATGGTATTTTGTTGTATGCAGAAGCAGCGAAAGTATGAAGAAGTTAAGCCGCATTATGGACGGAAGTATATTTGGGCTTAAAAAGGTTCTTAATAACAGATTTAAATCCCATCCAGAAGTAATAAACGAAACGGTGGATTTTGTGAAAAGCCTTGGGGGAGCTAAGGTATGTATTTTGACTTTTTTGCAGCAGGAACATTATGATGAGGAGCTTGCGGCTGTAGAAAGCGCAGCGGCAGCAATGCAGAATATTGTATTGACTGCTTATTCAAAAGGCATATCAAGCTGTTGGCTTACAGCCCCTCTTCATGTTGAAAATGAACTGAGAGAAGCTTTTGCTCCGGGAAAGGGAAGGCTGATTGCCGCAATCACGCTTGGTTATAGTGATGCCGAAACAAAAGCTCCAAAAAGGAAAGAAGGAAGAGTAACGGTTATTTAA
- a CDS encoding ATP-binding cassette domain-containing protein: MISANSVTLQYGGRTLFKDVNVNFTKGNCYGLIGANGTGKSTFLKILSGEIEPNKGYVSITPGERLAVLKQDHFEFDDFSVVQTVLYGHKRLYEIMQEKEALYAKPDFNDDDGIRVSELEAEFAELDGWTAESDAEILLNGLGITNEFHYAQMSELTGNQKVKVLLAQALFGNPDILLLDEPTNHLDLKSIKWLEDFLMDFENTVIVVSHDRHFLNKICTHIADIDYGKITMFVGNYDFWYGYTQMTQRQLKDQNKRTEQKMKELQEFIQRFSANASKSKQATSRKKLLDNLQLDNIKPSSRRYPFVNFKQDREVGNDLLEVKGISKTIGDRKVLNNVSFIINPNDKVAFVGTDEIARTTLFKILMGEIEPDEGSFKWGITTSRAYFPKDNNEYFDDCEDSLIEWLRPYAKDGEKYDADIRGWLGRMLFSGEEATKSAKVLSGGERVRCMLCKMMISGANVLILDEPTNHLDLESITALNEGLIDFKGTLLFDSHDHQFVHTIANRIIEILPNGIIDRAETFDEYIEDEVVDSLREKFM; encoded by the coding sequence ATGATTAGTGCAAATTCAGTTACACTTCAATACGGAGGAAGAACATTATTTAAAGATGTTAATGTTAATTTCACAAAAGGGAACTGCTATGGGCTTATAGGGGCAAACGGAACGGGAAAAAGTACATTCCTTAAAATACTGTCAGGTGAAATTGAGCCTAATAAGGGGTATGTTTCCATTACTCCTGGCGAGAGGCTTGCGGTTTTAAAACAGGACCATTTTGAATTTGATGATTTTTCTGTTGTTCAGACAGTATTGTATGGACATAAACGGCTTTATGAAATTATGCAGGAAAAAGAAGCGCTTTATGCAAAACCCGATTTTAATGATGACGACGGGATAAGAGTTTCGGAACTTGAGGCGGAATTTGCGGAGCTGGACGGCTGGACGGCTGAAAGCGATGCGGAAATACTTCTTAACGGTCTTGGAATAACAAACGAATTTCATTATGCTCAAATGAGCGAACTTACAGGAAATCAGAAAGTTAAAGTGCTGCTTGCCCAAGCTCTTTTCGGAAACCCTGATATACTGCTTCTGGACGAGCCTACAAACCATTTGGATTTAAAGTCTATCAAATGGCTTGAAGATTTCCTTATGGATTTTGAAAACACTGTTATAGTCGTATCGCATGACAGGCACTTTTTGAATAAAATTTGTACGCACATTGCAGATATTGATTATGGAAAAATTACAATGTTTGTGGGAAACTATGATTTCTGGTATGGATACACTCAAATGACGCAGCGTCAGCTTAAAGACCAAAACAAGCGCACCGAACAGAAAATGAAAGAGCTTCAGGAGTTCATACAGAGGTTCAGCGCAAATGCGTCAAAAAGCAAACAGGCTACGTCAAGAAAAAAACTTCTTGACAACCTTCAACTTGACAATATAAAGCCTTCTTCCAGAAGATACCCATTTGTTAACTTTAAACAGGACAGGGAAGTTGGAAACGACCTTCTTGAAGTTAAAGGGATAAGTAAAACTATAGGCGACAGAAAAGTTCTTAATAATGTTAGTTTTATAATAAATCCTAATGACAAAGTAGCTTTTGTCGGAACCGATGAAATTGCAAGAACAACATTATTTAAAATACTCATGGGAGAAATTGAGCCGGACGAAGGCAGCTTCAAATGGGGAATAACTACAAGCCGGGCTTATTTCCCTAAAGATAACAACGAGTATTTTGACGATTGCGAGGATTCGCTTATTGAATGGTTAAGGCCATATGCAAAAGACGGCGAAAAATATGACGCCGATATTCGCGGCTGGCTTGGAAGGATGCTTTTCAGCGGTGAAGAGGCCACAAAAAGCGCAAAAGTATTGAGTGGTGGCGAGAGAGTACGATGCATGCTGTGTAAAATGATGATTAGCGGAGCAAATGTCTTAATACTTGACGAGCCTACGAACCATCTCGATCTCGAAAGTATTACCGCTTTAAATGAAGGACTTATAGACTTCAAAGGTACTCTGCTTTTTGATTCCCATGACCATCAGTTTGTGCATACTATAGCCAACAGAATCATTGAAATACTTCCAAACGGAATTATTGATAGGGCTGAAACATTCGACGAGTATATTGAAGACGAAGTTGTAGACAGTCTCAGAGAAAAATTTATGTAA
- the nrdR gene encoding transcriptional regulator NrdR, with translation MKCPFCNNDDTKVIDSRGQDDNTTIRRRRLCEKCGKRFTTYERIDTIPMTVIKNDGTREFFDKQKLMGGIMKSCNKRPITVKQIEELCDSIENTVMGSMDREVSSKDIGNMVMDKLKNIDEVAYVRFASVYRQFTDINTFMDELAKMLSEKDIK, from the coding sequence GTGAAATGCCCTTTTTGTAATAACGACGATACAAAAGTTATTGATTCGAGAGGCCAAGACGATAATACAACCATTAGGCGCAGGAGATTATGCGAAAAATGCGGAAAAAGATTTACGACATATGAACGTATCGACACAATCCCCATGACGGTTATAAAAAACGACGGGACAAGAGAATTTTTCGACAAACAGAAGCTTATGGGCGGCATTATGAAAAGCTGCAATAAGCGCCCTATAACGGTTAAGCAGATTGAAGAACTTTGCGACAGTATTGAAAATACCGTTATGGGCAGCATGGACAGAGAAGTTTCAAGCAAAGATATAGGAAACATGGTAATGGATAAGCTTAAGAATATAGACGAAGTTGCATATGTAAGGTTTGCATCGGTTTACAGGCAATTTACGGATATCAATACATTTATGGATGAACTTGCCAAAATGCTCAGCGAAAAAGATATAAAATAG
- a CDS encoding NAD(P)H-dependent oxidoreductase — MQYACRRKSGADGVVCFATPVYTSSMTAAIKNFIDRLAPLKIPQIIRDKGSFDLIDIKNRKQKFVVISNHRFPGENNFRIMKTMFSPCSHVLEIYRNGGML, encoded by the coding sequence TTGCAATATGCTTGCCGTAGGAAAAGCGGCGCAGATGGCGTTGTTTGTTTTGCAACGCCGGTATATACATCAAGTATGACCGCCGCCATTAAAAATTTTATCGACAGGCTTGCGCCGCTTAAAATACCGCAAATTATCAGGGATAAAGGAAGTTTTGATCTAATTGATATTAAGAATAGGAAACAAAAGTTTGTTGTAATTTCAAATCATAGATTTCCGGGCGAAAATAACTTTAGAATAATGAAAACCATGTTTTCTCCGTGCAGCCATGTACTTGAGATATACAGGAACGGCGGCATGCTGTGA
- a CDS encoding YlmC/YmxH family sporulation protein, whose product METFSCFRKKEVINVCDGMRLGYVCDLELDLRSGKICKIIVPEGNRFFGVLCREREFRIPWDCIRRIGDDVILVDIILDEMMFVPE is encoded by the coding sequence ATGGAAACCTTTAGCTGTTTTAGAAAAAAAGAAGTAATAAACGTATGTGACGGAATGCGGCTGGGGTATGTATGTGACCTTGAGCTGGATCTGAGGAGCGGGAAAATATGCAAGATAATTGTTCCTGAAGGAAACAGATTTTTCGGAGTATTATGCCGTGAAAGGGAGTTTAGGATCCCATGGGATTGTATCAGGCGCATCGGCGATGATGTTATACTTGTCGATATTATACTGGACGAGATGATGTTTGTGCCGGAATAG
- a CDS encoding anaerobic ribonucleoside triphosphate reductase, with product MMVSIKKRDGREDKFDISKIAAAINKAFAATTGAKPESVCMALAEEVQQTFELAGNTSPNVEQVQDIVEKVLIDHGYVKTAKSYILYRAERSRIRDMNNRLMKTYEDITFKDTNESDIKRENANIDGNTAMGTMLKYGSEGAKHFYEMFVLKPEHSKAHAEGDIHIHDLDFYTLTTTCCQIDIIKLFKNGFSTGHGTLREPNDISSYAALACIAIQSNQNDQHGGQSIVNFDYGLAPGVKKTFKRLYFSSMGNALELLCGADPDAVTEILKAELESKGFVPELEENAEYNEKQFETLISKGYNEDAVLKAQEFAREKAVTGTDRATYQAMEALIHNLNTMHSRAGAQTPFSSINYGMDTSPEGRMVVKNMLLVTEKGLGNGETPIFPIQIFRVKEGVNFNPGEPNYDLFQLSCRVSAKRLFPNFSFQDAPFNLKYYKGTPETEISYMGCRTRVMANEYDKTKEISNGRGNLSFTTINLPRLGILANKNIEWFYNELDRKIDLVIDQLLERFEIQAKKRVNNFPFLMGEGVWIDSEKLGYNDEVREVLKHGTLSVGFIGLAECLKALIGAHHGESETAQNLGLDIISHMRKRTDEATRKYGLNFTLLATPAEGLSGRFIRIDKKKYGIIEGITDKEYYTNSFHVPVYYPISAFKKIQIEAPYHNLTNAGHISYVELDGDPSENLEAFEKIVRYMKEQGIGYGSINHPVDRDPCCGFNGIIGDTCPKCGRHEDEGDIGFQRIRRITGYLVGTVERFNNAKRAEVNDRVKHSVIEDGAL from the coding sequence ATGATGGTAAGTATCAAAAAAAGGGACGGACGCGAAGATAAATTTGATATATCTAAAATAGCGGCTGCAATCAATAAGGCCTTTGCCGCTACAACCGGCGCAAAGCCGGAAAGCGTGTGCATGGCTTTGGCTGAGGAAGTACAGCAGACATTCGAACTTGCCGGCAACACTTCTCCGAATGTAGAACAGGTTCAGGATATTGTCGAAAAAGTGCTTATCGACCATGGATATGTAAAAACGGCAAAAAGCTACATACTTTACAGGGCTGAACGCTCACGCATAAGGGATATGAACAACCGCCTTATGAAAACATACGAGGATATTACATTCAAAGATACAAACGAAAGCGACATTAAAAGGGAAAATGCAAACATTGACGGCAATACGGCAATGGGTACAATGCTTAAGTACGGCTCGGAAGGTGCAAAACATTTTTATGAGATGTTTGTTTTAAAGCCTGAACATTCAAAAGCCCATGCGGAAGGCGATATACATATTCACGACCTTGATTTCTATACTTTAACTACCACATGCTGCCAGATTGATATTATAAAGCTGTTTAAAAACGGTTTTTCAACAGGGCATGGGACTTTAAGGGAACCGAACGATATATCAAGCTACGCCGCACTTGCCTGTATTGCAATACAGTCAAACCAAAACGATCAGCATGGCGGACAATCAATTGTAAACTTTGACTACGGCCTTGCTCCCGGAGTTAAAAAAACATTTAAGAGATTATATTTCTCATCAATGGGAAATGCCCTTGAACTCTTGTGCGGCGCTGATCCGGATGCAGTTACAGAAATATTAAAAGCCGAGCTTGAATCAAAAGGATTTGTGCCGGAACTGGAAGAAAACGCCGAATATAACGAAAAACAGTTTGAGACGCTTATTTCAAAGGGATATAACGAGGACGCCGTTTTAAAAGCTCAGGAGTTTGCAAGGGAAAAAGCTGTAACAGGTACAGACAGGGCTACATATCAGGCAATGGAAGCTCTTATACATAATTTGAACACAATGCATTCTAGGGCCGGAGCACAAACACCTTTTTCATCTATAAATTACGGAATGGATACATCCCCTGAAGGAAGAATGGTTGTTAAAAATATGCTTCTTGTAACCGAAAAAGGGCTTGGAAACGGCGAAACGCCAATTTTCCCAATACAAATTTTCAGGGTTAAAGAAGGCGTTAATTTCAATCCGGGAGAACCAAACTATGATCTGTTCCAGCTTAGCTGCCGTGTAAGTGCAAAAAGGCTTTTTCCTAACTTTTCATTTCAGGACGCTCCATTTAACCTTAAATATTACAAAGGCACTCCCGAAACGGAAATTTCGTATATGGGCTGCCGTACAAGAGTTATGGCGAATGAGTATGACAAAACAAAAGAAATTTCCAACGGCCGCGGAAATTTAAGCTTCACAACAATTAATCTCCCCCGTCTGGGCATATTGGCAAACAAAAATATAGAATGGTTCTATAATGAGCTTGACAGAAAAATTGACCTTGTAATCGATCAGCTTCTTGAAAGATTTGAAATACAAGCTAAAAAAAGAGTTAACAACTTCCCTTTCCTTATGGGCGAAGGCGTTTGGATTGACAGCGAAAAGCTAGGCTACAATGACGAGGTACGGGAAGTTCTTAAACATGGAACGCTTTCCGTTGGGTTTATCGGCCTTGCAGAATGTCTCAAAGCCCTCATAGGCGCGCATCATGGGGAAAGCGAAACAGCCCAGAACCTTGGCCTTGACATAATAAGCCATATGAGAAAACGTACCGACGAAGCCACGAGGAAATACGGCCTTAACTTTACTCTTCTTGCTACTCCTGCAGAGGGATTATCCGGAAGATTTATAAGAATAGATAAAAAGAAATACGGTATTATAGAAGGCATTACCGATAAAGAGTATTATACTAACAGTTTTCATGTTCCCGTATACTATCCTATAAGCGCGTTTAAAAAAATACAGATAGAAGCCCCATACCATAACCTTACTAATGCCGGACATATATCGTATGTTGAGCTTGACGGCGATCCAAGCGAAAACCTTGAAGCTTTTGAAAAAATTGTGCGTTATATGAAAGAACAGGGAATCGGCTACGGCTCTATTAATCATCCCGTAGACCGCGATCCATGCTGTGGATTTAACGGAATAATCGGCGATACATGCCCTAAATGCGGCCGTCACGAAGATGAAGGCGATATAGGGTTCCAGCGTATAAGAAGAATAACCGGTTATCTCGTAGGTACGGTTGAAAGGTTTAACAATGCCAAAAGAGCTGAAGTAAACGATAGGGTTAAACATTCTGTTATTGAAGATGGTGCATTATAA
- the nrdG gene encoding anaerobic ribonucleoside-triphosphate reductase activating protein yields MKIRISQLVNDSIVDGTGIRLAVFTQGCIHNCPGCHNPATHDVNGGIESDTDKIISIMKENPLLDGVTLTGGDPFVQPKQCGLIAAAAHKIGLNVWTYTGYTFEEIQEINDPDFNNLLENTDILVDGRFIESQRSLELKFRGSRNQRIIDMNKTRETGVLTTIYN; encoded by the coding sequence ATGAAAATACGCATTTCGCAATTAGTCAACGATTCCATTGTCGACGGCACGGGCATACGCCTTGCCGTCTTTACACAAGGCTGTATACATAACTGTCCGGGCTGCCACAATCCTGCCACACACGATGTTAACGGCGGAATTGAAAGCGATACCGACAAAATTATATCCATTATGAAAGAAAATCCGCTTCTCGACGGCGTTACACTAACAGGAGGAGATCCGTTTGTCCAGCCGAAACAGTGCGGTTTAATAGCGGCGGCGGCTCATAAGATCGGGCTTAATGTATGGACGTATACTGGATATACATTTGAAGAAATACAGGAAATAAACGATCCCGATTTTAACAATCTGCTCGAAAATACGGACATACTTGTAGACGGACGTTTCATAGAATCACAAAGATCCCTTGAATTAAAATTCAGGGGAAGCCGTAATCAAAGAATTATTGATATGAACAAAACTCGTGAAACCGGGGTTCTGACGACAATTTATAATTAA
- a CDS encoding DUF2161 family putative PD-(D/E)XK-type phosphodiesterase: protein MANSFDFLEKDLFPPVSDFFENLGYNVFGEVNGCDLIAKKSDEMIIVELKKAFCLKLVYQAVNRQELSDLVYVAVGRSEKGMRDSSFKNMIKLLKRLDIGLITVAMDSPVKTVDVILEPKAIKCKSGQKKRMLKIELNGRSENLNNGGVNRTEIVTAYREKSIELLCLTDKIGTITNKMLKQAGYENKNISILYKNYYGWFLKTGKAEYTVSDKGKTALNEEKYSRLVEVYSLQAENKIKAMEGIN from the coding sequence ATGGCAAATAGTTTTGATTTTTTGGAAAAAGATTTATTTCCTCCTGTTTCAGATTTTTTTGAAAATCTTGGATACAATGTGTTCGGAGAAGTAAACGGATGCGATCTTATTGCAAAAAAAAGCGATGAAATGATAATTGTTGAACTTAAGAAGGCTTTTTGCCTTAAACTTGTTTATCAAGCCGTAAATCGTCAGGAACTTTCAGATTTGGTTTATGTTGCTGTCGGAAGAAGCGAAAAAGGTATGAGGGACAGCAGTTTCAAAAATATGATAAAACTCCTAAAACGTCTTGATATAGGGCTGATTACAGTTGCAATGGACAGCCCTGTTAAAACCGTTGACGTCATATTGGAACCCAAAGCCATAAAATGCAAAAGCGGACAAAAAAAACGTATGTTAAAAATAGAGCTCAACGGCAGGAGTGAAAATTTAAATAATGGAGGCGTAAACCGGACTGAGATTGTCACAGCCTACAGGGAAAAAAGCATTGAATTACTATGCCTGACTGACAAAATAGGAACTATAACAAACAAAATGTTAAAGCAGGCAGGATATGAGAACAAAAATATCAGCATACTTTACAAGAACTATTACGGATGGTTTTTAAAAACAGGCAAAGCGGAATATACAGTTTCAGATAAGGGAAAAACTGCTCTTAACGAGGAAAAATACAGCAGGCTTGTAGAGGTTTATTCATTGCAGGCAGAAAACAAAATTAAGGCAATGGAAGGAATAAACTAA
- a CDS encoding aminopeptidase P family protein, whose amino-acid sequence MNSFFVNNRNKLYNILKDGDFVFLFAGEAPVKRGDEKYLFSPDRNFYYMTGVERERCIFMLAKNNGVRIERLYIEPDNGHQAKWVGANITPAEAEKASGISDISFTDEFESDTEHYKEDVKRLFIDCERTDLMYSQTPEGLEEIFPKASVENVFHIISEFRVIKDDEEIRRIKNAINVTRMAIEEMMKNTKPGMMEYEIEAYYNYILTKNGVKDKAFNTIIASGKNGTVLHYTDNNSKTKDGGLILIDAGAQREWYNGDISRTFPANGKFTERQKLIYNIVLNGQKLIMDAIKPGVPMPSLNEKLKDYYFRELKKIGLVQTRDDVFKYYFHNVGHFLGAETHDVGNRNQELKEGMVLTVEPGLYIDEWEIGIRIEDDVLVTKDGCENLSKDMIKTVEEIEEFMANGK is encoded by the coding sequence ATGAATAGTTTTTTTGTTAATAACAGAAATAAACTTTATAATATTTTAAAAGATGGCGATTTTGTTTTTCTGTTTGCCGGCGAGGCGCCTGTTAAGCGCGGTGATGAAAAATACTTGTTTTCTCCTGACAGAAATTTTTATTATATGACAGGAGTCGAGCGGGAACGGTGCATTTTTATGCTTGCCAAAAATAATGGGGTGAGAATTGAACGTCTTTATATAGAACCGGATAACGGACATCAGGCAAAATGGGTGGGAGCCAATATAACGCCTGCTGAGGCAGAAAAAGCAAGCGGAATTTCGGATATAAGTTTTACAGATGAATTTGAAAGCGATACGGAGCATTATAAAGAAGATGTAAAACGGCTATTTATTGACTGCGAACGGACAGATCTTATGTACAGCCAGACGCCGGAGGGGTTGGAAGAAATATTCCCTAAAGCGTCGGTGGAAAATGTTTTCCATATAATCTCCGAATTTCGCGTTATAAAAGATGATGAAGAAATAAGACGTATTAAAAATGCAATTAATGTAACGCGCATGGCTATTGAAGAAATGATGAAGAATACAAAGCCTGGAATGATGGAATATGAAATAGAGGCGTATTATAATTATATTTTAACTAAAAACGGCGTGAAAGATAAAGCTTTCAATACAATTATAGCTTCAGGAAAAAACGGAACTGTGCTTCATTACACAGATAATAATTCTAAAACAAAAGACGGCGGACTTATACTTATAGATGCAGGCGCGCAGCGTGAATGGTACAACGGGGATATATCAAGGACTTTTCCTGCAAACGGAAAATTTACCGAACGTCAGAAATTAATTTATAATATTGTGCTTAACGGGCAAAAGCTTATAATGGATGCAATAAAGCCGGGCGTTCCTATGCCGAGCCTTAATGAAAAGTTAAAGGATTATTATTTTCGTGAATTAAAAAAAATCGGTCTTGTTCAAACAAGGGATGACGTTTTTAAATACTATTTTCATAATGTAGGCCATTTTTTAGGAGCAGAAACTCATGACGTCGGCAATAGGAATCAGGAGCTTAAGGAAGGGATGGTATTAACCGTTGAACCGGGGCTTTATATAGACGAATGGGAAATAGGTATAAGAATAGAGGACGACGTGCTTGTTACCAAAGACGGATGCGAGAATTTATCAAAAGATATGATTAAAACGGTTGAAGAAATAGAGGAATTTATGGCAAATGGCAAATAG